GCCTTTttctacagctgatatccactgtTACTTGTTCTCAGAACTTACCTGCAAAGAAGGTCATAAGCAAAGCTACCCAGCCCAAGATGTAGGACCAAGAGAAACGCCAGTCGCCAAACCGCTTTCCCAGAAAATTTACCGTTACTCCAGTGTAAATCGCCATCGCCAGGAGCACAAAAAGAGCTGTGGACATAAAGATGAAAGTGTCAGtataaggctctgtgcacacataaaataaaaacgcctcaaaatacggagctgttttcaagggaaaacagctcctgattttcagccatttttaaatcAAAGTCGCGTTATTcgcagcgtttttaacggccgtatttggagctgtttttctctaGAGTCTATAAAAGACAGCTACAtaaacagctgaagaagtgacctgccacgtaaaaacgccccgtcggaacagaacggcgtttttcccactgaaatcaatgggcagatgtttggaggcgttctgcttccgatacttcagccgtttttcgggacgtttacggtccgaacaacggctgaaaacactctgtgtaaaatactgccacctatgcacaaaagtataactactataagggtatgttcacacggcgggggtccgtaacggctgaaattacggggatgtttcagcctgaaaacatccccgtaatttcagccgtaccggcatgtgcaggcgcttgaacgccgcgtcaattacggccgtaattagcgctgctattcattggagtcaatgaatagtggctccaattacggccaaagaagtgacaggtcacttcttctacgcgggcgtctatttacgcgccgtcatttgacagcggcgcgtaaatatacgcctcgtgtgaacagacaaacgtctgcccattgctttcaatgggcagatgtttgtcagcgctattttcgggcgtaattcggggcaaaaacgcccgatttacgtccgtaaataggccgtgtgaacataccctcatactgcctcctatatacaagcatataactactataatactgctccctatatacaagaatataactacaataatactgtctcctatatacaagaatataactactataatactgctcctatatacaagaatataactactataatactgccccctatataaaagaatataactactataatactgctcctatatacaacaatataactactataatactgcccctatatacaagaatataactactataatactgccccctatatacaagaatataactactataatactgcccctatatacaagaatataactactataatactgccccctatatacaagaatataactactataatactgccccctatataaaagaatataactactataatactgctcctatatacaacaatataactactataatactgcccctatatacaagaatataactactataatactgcctccgatatacaagaatataactactataatactgcctctatatacaagaatataactactataacactgccccctatatacaagaatataactactataatactgcctcctatatacaagcatataactactataatactgctcctatatacaagaatataactactataatactgctcctatatacaagactataactactataatactgcctctatatacaagaatataactactataatactgctcctatatacaagaatataactactataatactgccccctatatacaagaatataactattataatactgctcctatatacaagaatataactactataatactgcccctatatacaagaatataactactataatactgctcctatatacaagaatataactactataatactgcctcctatatacaagaatataactactataatactgcccctatatacaagaatataactacaataatactgttccctatatacaagaatataacaactataatactgccacctatatacaagaatattactactataatgctgctcctatatacaataatataactactataatactgcccctatatacaaaaatataactactataatactgctcctatatacaagaatataactactataatactgcccctatatacaaaaatataactactttaatactgcccctatatacaggaatataactactataatactgccccctatatacaagagtataactactataatactgctcctatatacaagaatataactactatagtactgctcctatatacaagaatataactactataatactgcccctatatacaagaatataactactataatactgccccctatatacaagaatatcactactataatactgcaactatatacaagaatataactactataatactgctcctatatacaagaatataactactataatactgctcctatatacaagaatataactactataatactgccccctatgtacaagaatataactactataatactgcaactatatacaagaatataactactgtaatactgccccctagatacaagaatataactactaaaatactgcccctacatacaagaatataactactataatactgctccctatatacaagaatataactactaaaatactgcccctacatacaagaatataactactataatactgctccctatatacaagaatataactactataatactgctcctatatacaagaacataactactataatactgcccctatatacaagaatataactactataatactgccccctatatacaagaatataactactataatactgccactatatacaagaatataactgctataatactgcccctgtatacaagaatataactactataatactgctcctatatacaagaatataactactataatactgccccctatatacaagaatataactactataatactgccccctatatacaagaatataactactataatactgctcctatatacaagaatataactactataatactgctcctatatacaagaatataactactataatactgcccctatatacaagaatataactactataatactgctcctatgtacaagaatataactactataatactgcccctatgtacaagaatataactactataataatgcctcctatatacaagaatataactactataatactgctcctatatacaagaatataactactataatactgccccctatatacaggaatataactactataatactgctcctatatacaagagtataactactataatactgcccctatatacaagaatataactactataatactgctcctatatacaagaatataactactataatactgctccctatatacaagattataactactataatactgcccctatatacaagaatataactactataatactgcccctatatacaagaatataactactataatactgcccctatatacaagaatataactactataatactgcccctatatacaaaaatataactactataatacttctcctatatacaagaatataactactataatactgctcctatatacaagaatataactactataatactgcccctatatacaagaatataactactataatactgcccctatatacaagaatataactactataatactgcctcctatatacaagaatataactactataatactgcccctatatacaagaatataactactataatactgctcctgtatacaagaatagaactactataatactgctcctatatacaagaatataactactataatactgctcctgtatacaagaatataactactataatgctgcccccctatatacaagaatataaatactataatactgccccctatatacaagaatataactactataatactgctcctatatacaagaatataactactataatactgctcctatatacaagaatataactactataatactgcctcctatatacaagaatataactactataatactgctccctatatacaagaatataactactataatactgcctcctatgtacaagaatataactactataatactgctcctatatacaagaatataactactataatactgctcctatatacaagaatataactactataatactgctcctatatacaagaatataactactataatactgcccctatatacaagaatataactactataatactgcccctatatacaagaatataactactataatactgctcctacatacatgagtataactactataatactaccccttatatacaagaatataactactataatactgcctcctatatacaagaatataactactataatactgcccctatatacaagaatataactactataatactgctcctatatacatgagtataactactataatactgctcctatatacaagaatataactactataatactgccccctatatacaggaatataactactataatactgctcctatatacaagagtataactactataatactgcccctatatacaagaatataactactataatactgctcctatatacaagaatataactactataatactgctccctatatacaagattataactactataatactgcccctatatacaagaatataactactataatactgcccctatatacaagaatataactactataatactgcccctatatacaagaatataactactataatactgcccctatatacaaaaatataactactataatactgctcctatatacaagaatataactactataatactgctcctatatacaagaatataactactataatactgcccctatatacaagaatataactactataatactgcccctatatacaagaatataactactataatactgcctcctatatacaagaatataactactataatactgcccctatatacaagaatataactactataatactgctcctatatacatgagtataactactataatactaccccttatatacaagaatataactactataatactgcctcctatatacaagaatataactactataatactgcccctatatacaagaatataactactataatactgctcctatatacatgagtataactactataatactgccccttatatacaagaatataactactataatactgcctcctatatacaagaatataactactataatactgcccctatatacaagaatataactactataatactgctcctatatacaagaatataactactataatactgcctctatatacaagaatataactactataatactgctcctatatacaagaatataactactataatactgccccctatatacaagaatataactattataatactgctcctatatacaagaatataactactataatactgcccctatatacaagaatataactactataatactgctcctatatacaagaatataactactataatactgcctcctatatacaagaatataactactataatactgcccctatatacaagaatataactacaataatactgctccctatatacaagaatataactactataatactgcctcctatatacaagaatattactactataatgctgctcctatatacaataatataactactataatactgcccctatatacaaaaatataactactataatactgctcctatatacaagaatataactactataatactgcccctatatacaaaattataactactttaatactgcccctatatacaggaatataactactataatactgccccctatatacaagagtataactactataatactgctcctatatacaagaatataactactataatactgccccctatatacaagaatatcactactataatactgcaactatatacaagaatataactactataatacggctcctatatacaagaatataactactataatactgctcctatatacaagaatataactactataatactgccccctatgtacaagaatataactactataatactgcaactatatacaagaatataactactgtaatactgccccctagatacaagaatataactactaaaatactgcccctacatacaagaatataactactataatactgctccctatatacaagaatataactactaaaatactgcccctacatacaagaatataactactataatactgctccctatatacaagaatataactactataatactgctcctatatacaagaacataactactataatactgcccctatatacaagaatataactactataatactgccccctatatacaagaatataactactataatactgccactatatacaagaatataactgctataatactgcccctgtatacaagaatataactactataatactgctcctatatacaagaatataactactataagggcatgaccacacatggcggaattcctccgcaactgtccgcatcaatgccgcacagaatctgcgttgcagattctgcagcggatctgcacaaaatgtgcagaaaattgatgcggactggccgctgcggactgcaggaaaagtgcttctcttctccctattcagtgcaggatagagagaagggacagcactttccctagtgaaagtcaaagaaattcatacttaccgcccgttgtcttggtgacgcgtccctctttcggcatccggcccgacctccctggatgacgctccagtccatgtgaccgctgcagcctgtgcttggcctgtgattggctgcagccgtcacttacactgaaacgtcatcctgggaggccggactggagacagacgcagggagttctcggtaagtatgaacttatatttttttttacagatacatgtatattgagatcggtagtcactgtcccgggtgcagaaacagttactgccgatcgcgtaactctttcagcaccctggacagtgactatttacagacgtctcctagcaacgctcccgtcattacgggagccccattgacttcctcagtctggctgtagacctagaaatacataggtccagccagaatgaagaaatgtcatggtagtaaaaacaatacgctccgcagcacacataagatctgcggaattcattgcggaattttgactctccattgaagtcaatggagaaattccgccatgagtccgcaaccagtccgccactgctccgcaacagacagagcatgctgcggacaccaaattccgctccgcagcctatgctccgcagcggaattgtacgcatcgtgtaaacgaacactgctaaattaaagtgaaagtcaatggagaaacggctccgctgcggattaacgctgcggagtgtccgcagcggaatttaagtgaaattccgctatgtgtgaacccgccctaatactgccccctatatacaagaatataactactataatactgccccctatatacaagaatataactactataatactgctcctatatacaagaatataactactataatactgctcctatatacaagaatataactactataatactgccactatatacaagaatataactactataatactgctcctatatacaagaatataactactataatactgccccctatgtacaagaatataactactataataatgcctcctatatacaagaatataactactataatactgcccctatatacaagaatataactactataatactgctcctatatacaagaatataactactataatactgccccctatgtacaagaatataactactataataatgcctcctatatacaagaatataactactataatactgcccctatatacaagaatataactactataatactgcccctatatacaagaatataactactataatactgccactatatacaagaatataactactataatactgctcctatatacaagaatataactactataatactgccccctatatacaggaatataactactataatactgctcctatatacaagagtataactactataatactgcccctatatacaagaatataactactataatactgctcctatatacaagaatataactactataatactgcccctatatacaagaatataactactataatactgcccctatatacaagaatataactactataatactgcccctatatacaagaatataactactataatactgtcccctatatacaagaatatagctactataatactgctcctatatacaagaatataactactataatactgccccctatatacaagaatataactactataatactgctccctatatacaagaatataactactataatactgccccctatatacaagaatataactactataatactgcctcctatatacaagaatataactactataatactgtcccctatatacaagaatataactactataatactgccccctatggatggAGATCTGAGTTCAGCACTCGGTTATGTTTGTCAGTCCCACAGGCAGTGAATGGCGCAGTGGTCACTAACTCTCCATTCACACAGGGGATTTGTGGACCCGCCATCTCGTGATCACGAGGGGTCCTagcggttggacccccagcgTTCAGACATCctggggataggtgataaatgttctccgtgggaaaacccctgtaaTAAGTTCTTGCTCTTTGGTGGACAGTGCGGGGTTATATGGGAACGTTGTGTATGTTTTTACTTACTGGAGATGAAGAACATGATGCCTGCAGCAAATGATCTGTTAAATTTCTGGAAAGTTGTGAAATGCGCAAAGGACAAGATCCCAGCGATGATCCCAGCAAAACAGGCCAATGTGGACAGGATCATGAAGGCTCGTGTGGCGTTCCAATACGCTGGAAGAGAGACATAGATAATCTCTACGGCAAGTACTAAACCCTGCATTGTATAGGGGCCGACACATATACAGGACACACATTCACTCTACAGAGGGCTTGAGCCTTTACACAGCATCCAAcctgaacaagcagagcttcaGTGTAAAGCATAGTGGAGAGAGCAGTAACTTGCCTTTCTGATCAATCATGAGGCAAATTTTGTTCTCGCAGTTTATAATCGACAATACAGCTACAGCTAAGCTGGAGACCTGGTATGAGGTTCAGCtctgtttctaggaaagctgggtgacagtctATATGATCGCCAGCATAGCTCCCACTGggactgtcacccagctttcccaaacccCAGAGTTTCACATCTTCCAGGTCATGTCATGCTGTATTCCCAGCACCAGTATCACTCTATTACTTTGTAGATTTTCTGTTTAGGATTCTAGGAAGCTATAATAGTGGCCATATtggtcgtcacccagctttcccagaaccaGACATATGTCAGAAAAAATTGCATATCAATTTTAACAACCTGATGGAAAACGGAAGCCCAGAGCCATGGCTACGTACCGATGCTCTCCATCTGCATGTAGCATTTTCCGGTCACACAATATCGCCACAGGCCTTGGTGCGCGAACGCCCCGGACAGTCGATATTGCATCCAGTAGTCGGTGGCGGTGGAGACAACTAAGAGGATGTTACCCACGCAGGCGCAGAAGAGACCGCCACCCATAAAACTGTACATCTTGAGAGCAAGAGATGGTGTCTGCAAAAACAAGTGACATATAGACTTTTCTAtaatcatctgataatccagaatatctgataatccagcacctatCAAGTCCTATTGTTCCCGGATTAAAGGATATTTACTGTTTATATACACAGGTGGAGTGGAACTTATTGCAGGTCTGGTATACACAGAAGAGAGGAGGGCCGTAACAAAAATCAAACTATGCGCCATTATGGTGCAGGGGGCCGAAAGGGCCTGGTGGGTTTTTTCCACCACTCCCTTTCCAAAACACTTGGGACAATTCCCCTTCCCCATTTTTGCCAACAATGCAGTTCTTCTGAAGAAGGGAGTCCTAAGTAGGTTCTCACCACCCAATAAAAAAGAGGTGGGACCAACCAGGACTGTGCCCCTTCTCTCGAGGTCCCCGCAGCAGCCGCATGGTCTTCCCCTACACTATCACATTGTAGATTAGCAATGTTGCCAAATTTCACATCGATCTGCGAAACATTTCACCATTTTGGTGCGTACCGCGGCCCAATTGCCCCTTTTCGGCCAAtgaaagacttaaaaaaaaaaaaaaaaaatcacaatttttataaaactttttggaCACGTTTTCCGAAAGGGGATGTGAAATAGGCTAAAAGTGTGTGAAATGTATCAAACAGCGGTGACGGAATGTTCAATGTGCAACATATTCCTTCGTACCattttcaccaaatttttttttagacattatttttaaattgtcctgattttttttcttctcacaTGTGGAGGGGGATGTATTGTCCTGGGAATAGTCGTACATTTTCGGTGCGGACCCATATCGAAAATCTGACGTCTAAACACATTTACGCTACAGTGGTGGCAAAACTGCGA
This sequence is a window from Rhinoderma darwinii isolate aRhiDar2 unplaced genomic scaffold, aRhiDar2.hap1 Scaffold_972, whole genome shotgun sequence. Protein-coding genes within it:
- the LOC142734266 gene encoding lens fiber membrane intrinsic protein-like, with product MYSFMGGGLFCACVGNILLVVSTATDYWMQYRLSGAFAHQGLWRYCVTGKCYMQMESIAYWNATRAFMILSTLACFAGIIAGILSFAHFTTFQKFNRSFAAGIMFFISTLFVLLAMAIYTGVTVNFLGKRFGDWRFSWSYILGWVALLMTFFAGIFYMCAYRMHECRRVSGPR